The genomic window TCACAATGATGATATTGTGGCTTCTGCCCAGGAAAAAATTGAAAATAACTATCAGGACGTGGCTACCATTGAAGAGATGATAAAAGATATTCCTTCCAGTAGAAGAAATATTGTGCGTCGCTTTAAACAGGTGATCGGTATCACCCCTATCGAGTATCTTCAACAAACCCGCATCGAAGCAGCTAAAAAGTTATTAGAGCAAACTGCCCAGCAAATGACAGAGGTAATTTATAACTCTGGCTACAATGATCCAAAAGCATTTAGAAAAGTGTTTAGAAAATCAGTGGGGATGACGCCGACGCAGTATCGTGATAAGTTCCAGGCGAGGTAGCTTTTGACTCCAATAGAGTGGTCGTCATCTCGATCCGATAGCTATCGGATGTAGCGCAGTCCCGAACTTTCGGGAGAGAGATCTTTGTACCAAGTTATTGAAATTAAATTTAAAAGATTTCTCCTCCGAAGGAGTTCCTTCGGAACGCTACGGTCGAAATGACGATACCTTGAGATCGTTTGCCTCATTAAAATCTCCTGTCATGAATATTGATTTTTATACAATAAATTATCCCTCAGAATAACAAACACTATTGCTTTGAAAAAGCCTGCTGGTATTTCAACGGGGTTTTCCCTGTTATTTCTCTAAAATATTTGTGGAAACTGGTGAAATTATAAAAGCCGCAGTCGTAACAGATTTCTTTAACGGTTAAATCATTTTCGATTAATAGTTTACAGGCCTGTCCTACCCTAATCTCGTTTAGAAACTGTGTATAAGTTTTTCTACTTTTAGTTTTAAAGAACTTACAGAAAGAATTGGGACTAATTTTAGCAACCGCAGCAATTTCCTTTAGTTCTATTTTATTTTTGTAATTGCTGATGGTATAGTTATAAATAGATTGAATCCTATCTTTTTCGTTCTCTAAAAAGTTTGGCTTAAATCCTAACGAAACCAATATGTTTTTTTCTTCACAATTGGCTATTTCAGTTAATACCTCAAGTATTTTTATAATCCTCATGGTGCCCGTAGCCTCAATAATCTGTGGCATTAAACCGGCAATTCTCTCCTTTGAGGTTCCTTGTAACTGAATTCCCTGGCGCGATTGTAGCAATACTTTTTTCATCTCCTGATTTTCGGGAAGATCGAGAAAATCCTTACCCAAAAAATCCTCCTTAAAATGAATCGCATAAACTTCAACTGTTTCTTCACCCAATTCATCAAAAAACTCTGGGTCAAAGCGCCAGTAATGCGGTAAATTGCTTCCTAGCAAAACTACATCGCCATCCTTAAAATTTTTAATGCTATCGCCAATAAACTGCGTTCCTCTGCCTTTTTTAACGTAGATTAATTCTAATGCAGCGTGGTAATGCCAACGGTTGTTTATATCGGGCATAACATCTCTTCGAGCGCTAAAAGAATCTACCGAATTAGTAGATACATTAAGTAAATGCGGTTTCATAAAATCTTAAAAAATCAATCTAATATGCAAAATTATTTTGCATATTAGAAAATTGAGACAATATCATTTAATAATTAGATCATAAAGTTAAATTTTTATTAATGCTTAAGGGCTTAATTTGTAATACAACAACTAACCAAAAAGAACCTGCTTAAACCATTATAACCAAACAAAACATGAGCCACACTTCATCATCGAACTTTCAGGTATCCGATACGCCAAAAAATGGTAAGGGATATTTATTTCCATTAATTTTGGTCACCAGCCTCTTTTTCTTCTGGGGCTTTGTCCACAATCTCGACCCCGTATTAATTCCGCATTTACGTAAAGCTTTTCAACTAAACGTTTTCGAATCCACCTTGGTCGATTCATCTGTTTTTATCGCTTATTTTTTATTGGCACTACCTGCAGGCTACATTATGCGCAAGTATGGGTATAAAAGCGGTATCATATTGGGCCTCGTTTTATTCGCCATCGGCTGCTTATTATTTATCCCCG from Flavobacterium sp. W4I14 includes these protein-coding regions:
- a CDS encoding transcriptional regulator GlxA family with amidase domain (product_source=COG4977; cath_funfam=1.10.10.60; cog=COG4977; pfam=PF12833; smart=SM00342; superfamily=46689), encoding MAVKVAKIFAIDMDRVNQLYFSTFQPIRHHNDDIVASAQEKIENNYQDVATIEEMIKDIPSSRRNIVRRFKQVIGITPIEYLQQTRIEAAKKLLEQTAQQMTEVIYNSGYNDPKAFRKVFRKSVGMTPTQYRDKFQAR
- a CDS encoding AraC-like DNA-binding protein (product_source=COG2207; cath_funfam=1.10.10.60; cog=COG2207; pfam=PF07883,PF12833; smart=SM00342; superfamily=46689,51182) — protein: MKPHLLNVSTNSVDSFSARRDVMPDINNRWHYHAALELIYVKKGRGTQFIGDSIKNFKDGDVVLLGSNLPHYWRFDPEFFDELGEETVEVYAIHFKEDFLGKDFLDLPENQEMKKVLLQSRQGIQLQGTSKERIAGLMPQIIEATGTMRIIKILEVLTEIANCEEKNILVSLGFKPNFLENEKDRIQSIYNYTISNYKNKIELKEIAAVAKISPNSFCKFFKTKSRKTYTQFLNEIRVGQACKLLIENDLTVKEICYDCGFYNFTSFHKYFREITGKTPLKYQQAFSKQ